The Motacilla alba alba isolate MOTALB_02 chromosome 14, Motacilla_alba_V1.0_pri, whole genome shotgun sequence genome includes a region encoding these proteins:
- the MRPL28 gene encoding 39S ribosomal protein L28, mitochondrial: MPLHRFPPRLWAAMRMREGICARLPQHYLASLQDDTPPTPVHWEPHGLRYRRNPRTGERERVQDVPVPVYFPPAANEGLWGGEGWVRGFRYARNDKLSTRLPKTWKPQLFKRQFYSEILDATLTITVTMRTLDLIDAAFGFDFYILKTPRADMCSKLGMDLKRTMLLRLARRDPALHPRDPARRHAIYDKYKEFVIPEEEAEWVGLSLEEAIEKQRLLEKKDPVPLFKVYAEELVSQLREQQQAVQKQ; the protein is encoded by the exons aTGCCGCTGCACCGCTTCCCGCCGCGCCTCTGGGCCGCCATGCGGATGCGGGAGGGCATCTGCGCCCGGCTGCCGCAGCACTACCTGGCCTCGCTGCAGGACGACACGCCGCCCACCCCCGTGCACTGGGAGCCGCACGGGCTGCGCTACCGGCGGAACCCGCGCACCGGGGAGCGCGAGCGCGTGCAGGACGTGCCGGTGCCCGTGTACTTCCCGCCCGCCGCCAACGAGGGGCTCTGGGGCGGCGAGGGATGGGTCCGCGGCTTCCGCTACGCGCGCAACGACAAG CTCTCCACCAGGCTGCCCAAGACGTGGAAGCCGCAGCTGTTCAAGCGGCAGTTCTACAGCGAGATCCTGGACGCCACGCTGACCATCACCGTCACCATGCGCACGCTCGACCTCATCGACGCCGCCTTCGGCTTCGACTTCTACATCCTCAAG ACGCCCAGAGCTGACATGTGCTCCAAGCTGGGCATGGACCTGAAGAGGACGATGCTGCTGCGGCTGGCCCGGCGGGACCCCGCGCTGCACCCCCGGGACCCCGCCCGGAGACACGCCATCTATGACAAGTACAAG GAATTTGTGATcccagaggaagaagctgaatGGGTTGGCTTGAGTTTGGAAGAAGCCATAGAAAAACAGAGGctcctggaaaaaaag GACCCTGTCCCTCTCTTCAAGGTGTACGCTGAAGAGCTTGTCAGCCAGCTGAGAGAACAGCAACAGGCAGTGCAGAAGCAGTAG
- the PGAP6 gene encoding post-GPI attachment to proteins factor 6 isoform X4, which yields MCSGGLNWRSPHQTPCMSPNTSLRVHRSSPSTAGMGTPSSSTSTCQRTLCCSAGCCRRPGGKAPSAPAWRSLCMHFRHGAPPVINPLGTRFPANATVRPSYNISITLGSAVQNTTFVNVTTPAAGDWFIAAHLPQAAGRIEVKGFSTPCPYMFQADMFVLRLTDMPVLEPGVPMPHTVVSPAKPLHVKVFVPKHAAGMRLQLSSCVTSEQRACTVRVLLGSITLPQSFQRSLTCTGSTNCSLALESPPWEKWLQIMVESLGTANASVSVEMLASFTVCRPGSTSSFLNFISLNQSQAGASPGAAGSSAAATGEAPRNASGQRGSCLQSQPVVREDLDVVSVRYRLLNGPSVPVSALSPTLLLLNLNTGMDSGGSLVVSLLLNKTSVSLANATVAACVSAASPVLSLNATQNCSTAFSQGYPLSVSTSSAEATLIVLYPQTDDWFLSLQLLCPKGQGECASAEGRVTVFAYLTPCFNDCGPYGQCSLLRRHGYLYAGCSCKAGWGGWSCTDDTKAQTVGTQNLATLLLTLSNLMFLPAIAVAVYRFYLVEASVYTYTMFFSTFYHACDQPGVAVMCIMDYDTLQYCDFLGSVVSIWVTILCMARLKKILKYVLFVLGTLLIAMSLQLDRRGVWNMMGPCLFALLIMITAWVHHGAKRRHCYPSSWKRWVFYLLPGITLAFIAISVYAFMETNENYYYTHSIWHVLVACSVAFLLPPRDKHKKPWAWSQKLTCRYQICQNDREELYAVT from the exons ATGTGCTCTGGGGGTCTGAACTGGAGGTCTCCCCATCAG ACTCCCTGTATGTCTCCGAATACTTCTCTCAGAGTGCACAGAAGCTCTCCTTCTACAGCTGGTATGGGAACGCCAAGCTCTTCCACTTCCACGTGCCAGAGGACACTGTGCTGCTccgctggctgctgcaggcgTCCCGGGGGAAAGGCCCCGAGTGCACCAGCATGGAGATCACTGTGTAT GCACTTTCGCCACGGAGCCCCTCCCGTCATTAACCCTTTGGGCACTCGCTTCCCTGCCAACGCCACCGTCCGGCCCTCCTACAACATCAGCATcaccctgggcagtgctgtgcagaaCACCACCTTCGTGAACGTCACCACCCCCGCCGCTGGGGACTGGTTCATCGCTGCCCACCTGCCCCAGGCTGCGGGCAGGATCGAGGTCAAG ggTTTCTCCACTCCATGCCCCTATATGTTCCAGGCAGATATGTTTGTGCTCAGACTCACTGATATGCCTGTCCTGGAGCCTGGTGTCCCCATGCCACACACCGTTGTCTCGCCTGCTAAGCCACTGCATGTCAA gGTCTTCGTTCCCAAGCACGCCGCAGGGATGCggctccagctgagcagctgcgTCACCAGCGAGCAGAGAGCCTGCACTGTGCgggtgctgctgggctccatCACCCTGCCCCAGTCCTTCCAGAGGAGCCTCACCTGCACAGGGAGCACCAactgcagcctggccctggagtCACCCCCCTGGGAGAAGTGGCTGCAGATCATGGTGGAGAGTCTCGGCACTGCCAATGCCAGCGTGTCGGTGGAGATGCTGGCTTCTTTCACAG TTTGCAGACCAGGAAGCACCAGTTCCTTCCTTAACTTCATCAGCCTAAAccagagccaggctggtgccagcccaggagcagcaggcagctctgctgcagccacaggggagGCTCCACGCAACGCGTCCGGCCAGCGCggctcctgcctgcagagccagcccgtGGTGAGGGAGGACCTGGACGTGGTGTCCGTGCGCTACCGGCTCCTGAACGGCCCCAGCGTGCCCGTGAGCGCCCTGtcccccaccctgctcctgctcaaCCTCAACACGGGCATGGACAGCGGGGGATCCCTCGTGGTCAGCCTGCTGCTCAACAAG ACATCTGTGAGCCTGGCCAACGCCACCGTGGCAGCCTGTGTGAGTGCTGCTTCTCCAGTGCTGTCCCTCAATGCCACACAGAACTGCAGCACAG ctttttcccaGGGCTACCCTCTGAGTGTGAGCACGTCCTCTGCAGAAGCCACGCTGATTGTCCTGTACCCACAGACCGATGACTggttcctgtccctgcagctcctctgccccaaGGGACAGGG GGAATGTGCCAGTGCTGAAGGCAGAGTGACGGTGTTCGCGTACCTCACCCCCTGCTTCAACGACTGCGGGCCCTACGGGCAGTGCAGCCTCCTGCGCAGACACGGCTACCTCTACGCCGGCTGCAGCTGCAAGGCTG GCTGgggtggctggagctgcacagatGACACCAAGGCCCAGACCGTGGGCACACAGAACTTGGCCACGCTCCTGCTCACCCTGAGCAACCTCATGTTCCTGCCCGCCATTGCAGTCGCTGTCTATCGCTTCTACCTGGTGGAGGCCTCTGTCTACACGTACACCATGTTCTTCTCCACG TTCTACCACGCGTGTGACCAGCCGGGCGTGGCCGTGATGTGCATCATGGACTACGACACCCTGCAGTACTGCGACTTCCTGGGCTCCGTGGTGTCCATCTGGGTCACCATCCTCTGCATGGCCCGCCTGAAGAAGATCCTGAAATAC GTCCTTTTCGTCTTGGGGACCCTGTTAATTGccatgtccctgcagctggaccGCAGAGGGGTGTGGAACATGATGGGTCCCTGCCTCTTCGCCCTCCTCATCATGATTACAGCGTGG GTTCACCACGGAGCAAAGCGCAGGCACTGCTACCCCTCCTCGTGGAAGCGCTGGGTTTTCTACCTCCTCCCAGGGATCACCTTGGCTTTCATTGCCATCTCGGTGTACGCCTTCATGGAAACCAATGAGAACTACTACTACACCCACAGCATCTGGCACGTGCTGGTGGCTTGCAGCGTCGCTTTCTTGCTCCCTCCTCGGGACAAGCATAAGAAGCCCTGGGCCTGGTCCCAGAAGCTCACGTGTCGCTATCAGATCTGCCAGAACGACCGAGAGGAGCTCTATGCTGTGACCTGA
- the PGAP6 gene encoding post-GPI attachment to proteins factor 6 isoform X2, whose translation MTEGCACLCFQLQLISNYHLPRPSHPGAPPAPRQGSVPRARDAPTRQAHPGGERGGAGRSAPAAAAAPPSSAGSAASSLPLRASRAVAAGAAGGGPGAGRGGAGGGSGGGGGGAAGRAAGPGQRRAAMAGAAGPPLPRLLLLLLQLLALPAGRAGPDSLYVSEYFSQSAQKLSFYSWYGNAKLFHFHVPEDTVLLRWLLQASRGKGPECTSMEITVHFRHGAPPVINPLGTRFPANATVRPSYNISITLGSAVQNTTFVNVTTPAAGDWFIAAHLPQAAGRIEVKADMFVLRLTDMPVLEPGVPMPHTVVSPAKPLHVKVFVPKHAAGMRLQLSSCVTSEQRACTVRVLLGSITLPQSFQRSLTCTGSTNCSLALESPPWEKWLQIMVESLGTANASVSVEMLASFTVCRPGSTSSFLNFISLNQSQAGASPGAAGSSAAATGEAPRNASGQRGSCLQSQPVVREDLDVVSVRYRLLNGPSVPVSALSPTLLLLNLNTGMDSGGSLVVSLLLNKTSVSLANATVAACVSAASPVLSLNATQNCSTAFSQGYPLSVSTSSAEATLIVLYPQTDDWFLSLQLLCPKGQGECASAEGRVTVFAYLTPCFNDCGPYGQCSLLRRHGYLYAGCSCKAGWGGWSCTDDTKAQTVGTQNLATLLLTLSNLMFLPAIAVAVYRFYLVEASVYTYTMFFSTFYHACDQPGVAVMCIMDYDTLQYCDFLGSVVSIWVTILCMARLKKILKYVLFVLGTLLIAMSLQLDRRGVWNMMGPCLFALLIMITAWVHHGAKRRHCYPSSWKRWVFYLLPGITLAFIAISVYAFMETNENYYYTHSIWHVLVACSVAFLLPPRDKHKKPWAWSQKLTCRYQICQNDREELYAVT comes from the exons ATGACGGAGGGATGTGCATGTTTGTGCTTTCAGCTTCAACTGATCTCCAACTACCACCTTCCTCGGCCTTCACACCCGGGAGCACCACCGGCACCACGCCAAGGCTCTGTGCCCCGTGCCCGGGATGCTCCGACCCGCCAGGCGCATCCCGGGGGCgagcggggcggagcggggcggagcgccccggcggcagcggcggccccgccgagcTCGGCGGGCAGCGCCGCTTCTTCCCTCCCGCTCCGTGCCTCCCGGGCCGTCGCTGCCGGTGCCGCGgggggcgggcccggggcgggccggggcggggcgggcggcggaagcggcggcggcggcggcggcgctgcggggcgggcggcgggcccggggcagcggcgggcggCCATGGCCGGGGCAGCCGGGCCGCCCCTGccgcggctgctgctgctgctgctgcagctcctggcgCTGCCCGCCGGCCGCGCCGGCCCCG ACTCCCTGTATGTCTCCGAATACTTCTCTCAGAGTGCACAGAAGCTCTCCTTCTACAGCTGGTATGGGAACGCCAAGCTCTTCCACTTCCACGTGCCAGAGGACACTGTGCTGCTccgctggctgctgcaggcgTCCCGGGGGAAAGGCCCCGAGTGCACCAGCATGGAGATCACTGT GCACTTTCGCCACGGAGCCCCTCCCGTCATTAACCCTTTGGGCACTCGCTTCCCTGCCAACGCCACCGTCCGGCCCTCCTACAACATCAGCATcaccctgggcagtgctgtgcagaaCACCACCTTCGTGAACGTCACCACCCCCGCCGCTGGGGACTGGTTCATCGCTGCCCACCTGCCCCAGGCTGCGGGCAGGATCGAGGTCAAG GCAGATATGTTTGTGCTCAGACTCACTGATATGCCTGTCCTGGAGCCTGGTGTCCCCATGCCACACACCGTTGTCTCGCCTGCTAAGCCACTGCATGTCAA gGTCTTCGTTCCCAAGCACGCCGCAGGGATGCggctccagctgagcagctgcgTCACCAGCGAGCAGAGAGCCTGCACTGTGCgggtgctgctgggctccatCACCCTGCCCCAGTCCTTCCAGAGGAGCCTCACCTGCACAGGGAGCACCAactgcagcctggccctggagtCACCCCCCTGGGAGAAGTGGCTGCAGATCATGGTGGAGAGTCTCGGCACTGCCAATGCCAGCGTGTCGGTGGAGATGCTGGCTTCTTTCACAG TTTGCAGACCAGGAAGCACCAGTTCCTTCCTTAACTTCATCAGCCTAAAccagagccaggctggtgccagcccaggagcagcaggcagctctgctgcagccacaggggagGCTCCACGCAACGCGTCCGGCCAGCGCggctcctgcctgcagagccagcccgtGGTGAGGGAGGACCTGGACGTGGTGTCCGTGCGCTACCGGCTCCTGAACGGCCCCAGCGTGCCCGTGAGCGCCCTGtcccccaccctgctcctgctcaaCCTCAACACGGGCATGGACAGCGGGGGATCCCTCGTGGTCAGCCTGCTGCTCAACAAG ACATCTGTGAGCCTGGCCAACGCCACCGTGGCAGCCTGTGTGAGTGCTGCTTCTCCAGTGCTGTCCCTCAATGCCACACAGAACTGCAGCACAG ctttttcccaGGGCTACCCTCTGAGTGTGAGCACGTCCTCTGCAGAAGCCACGCTGATTGTCCTGTACCCACAGACCGATGACTggttcctgtccctgcagctcctctgccccaaGGGACAGGG GGAATGTGCCAGTGCTGAAGGCAGAGTGACGGTGTTCGCGTACCTCACCCCCTGCTTCAACGACTGCGGGCCCTACGGGCAGTGCAGCCTCCTGCGCAGACACGGCTACCTCTACGCCGGCTGCAGCTGCAAGGCTG GCTGgggtggctggagctgcacagatGACACCAAGGCCCAGACCGTGGGCACACAGAACTTGGCCACGCTCCTGCTCACCCTGAGCAACCTCATGTTCCTGCCCGCCATTGCAGTCGCTGTCTATCGCTTCTACCTGGTGGAGGCCTCTGTCTACACGTACACCATGTTCTTCTCCACG TTCTACCACGCGTGTGACCAGCCGGGCGTGGCCGTGATGTGCATCATGGACTACGACACCCTGCAGTACTGCGACTTCCTGGGCTCCGTGGTGTCCATCTGGGTCACCATCCTCTGCATGGCCCGCCTGAAGAAGATCCTGAAATAC GTCCTTTTCGTCTTGGGGACCCTGTTAATTGccatgtccctgcagctggaccGCAGAGGGGTGTGGAACATGATGGGTCCCTGCCTCTTCGCCCTCCTCATCATGATTACAGCGTGG GTTCACCACGGAGCAAAGCGCAGGCACTGCTACCCCTCCTCGTGGAAGCGCTGGGTTTTCTACCTCCTCCCAGGGATCACCTTGGCTTTCATTGCCATCTCGGTGTACGCCTTCATGGAAACCAATGAGAACTACTACTACACCCACAGCATCTGGCACGTGCTGGTGGCTTGCAGCGTCGCTTTCTTGCTCCCTCCTCGGGACAAGCATAAGAAGCCCTGGGCCTGGTCCCAGAAGCTCACGTGTCGCTATCAGATCTGCCAGAACGACCGAGAGGAGCTCTATGCTGTGACCTGA
- the PGAP6 gene encoding post-GPI attachment to proteins factor 6 isoform X1: MTEGCACLCFQLQLISNYHLPRPSHPGAPPAPRQGSVPRARDAPTRQAHPGGERGGAGRSAPAAAAAPPSSAGSAASSLPLRASRAVAAGAAGGGPGAGRGGAGGGSGGGGGGAAGRAAGPGQRRAAMAGAAGPPLPRLLLLLLQLLALPAGRAGPDSLYVSEYFSQSAQKLSFYSWYGNAKLFHFHVPEDTVLLRWLLQASRGKGPECTSMEITVHFRHGAPPVINPLGTRFPANATVRPSYNISITLGSAVQNTTFVNVTTPAAGDWFIAAHLPQAAGRIEVKGFSTPCPYMFQADMFVLRLTDMPVLEPGVPMPHTVVSPAKPLHVKVFVPKHAAGMRLQLSSCVTSEQRACTVRVLLGSITLPQSFQRSLTCTGSTNCSLALESPPWEKWLQIMVESLGTANASVSVEMLASFTVCRPGSTSSFLNFISLNQSQAGASPGAAGSSAAATGEAPRNASGQRGSCLQSQPVVREDLDVVSVRYRLLNGPSVPVSALSPTLLLLNLNTGMDSGGSLVVSLLLNKTSVSLANATVAACVSAASPVLSLNATQNCSTAFSQGYPLSVSTSSAEATLIVLYPQTDDWFLSLQLLCPKGQGECASAEGRVTVFAYLTPCFNDCGPYGQCSLLRRHGYLYAGCSCKAGWGGWSCTDDTKAQTVGTQNLATLLLTLSNLMFLPAIAVAVYRFYLVEASVYTYTMFFSTFYHACDQPGVAVMCIMDYDTLQYCDFLGSVVSIWVTILCMARLKKILKYVLFVLGTLLIAMSLQLDRRGVWNMMGPCLFALLIMITAWVHHGAKRRHCYPSSWKRWVFYLLPGITLAFIAISVYAFMETNENYYYTHSIWHVLVACSVAFLLPPRDKHKKPWAWSQKLTCRYQICQNDREELYAVT; the protein is encoded by the exons ATGACGGAGGGATGTGCATGTTTGTGCTTTCAGCTTCAACTGATCTCCAACTACCACCTTCCTCGGCCTTCACACCCGGGAGCACCACCGGCACCACGCCAAGGCTCTGTGCCCCGTGCCCGGGATGCTCCGACCCGCCAGGCGCATCCCGGGGGCgagcggggcggagcggggcggagcgccccggcggcagcggcggccccgccgagcTCGGCGGGCAGCGCCGCTTCTTCCCTCCCGCTCCGTGCCTCCCGGGCCGTCGCTGCCGGTGCCGCGgggggcgggcccggggcgggccggggcggggcgggcggcggaagcggcggcggcggcggcggcgctgcggggcgggcggcgggcccggggcagcggcgggcggCCATGGCCGGGGCAGCCGGGCCGCCCCTGccgcggctgctgctgctgctgctgcagctcctggcgCTGCCCGCCGGCCGCGCCGGCCCCG ACTCCCTGTATGTCTCCGAATACTTCTCTCAGAGTGCACAGAAGCTCTCCTTCTACAGCTGGTATGGGAACGCCAAGCTCTTCCACTTCCACGTGCCAGAGGACACTGTGCTGCTccgctggctgctgcaggcgTCCCGGGGGAAAGGCCCCGAGTGCACCAGCATGGAGATCACTGT GCACTTTCGCCACGGAGCCCCTCCCGTCATTAACCCTTTGGGCACTCGCTTCCCTGCCAACGCCACCGTCCGGCCCTCCTACAACATCAGCATcaccctgggcagtgctgtgcagaaCACCACCTTCGTGAACGTCACCACCCCCGCCGCTGGGGACTGGTTCATCGCTGCCCACCTGCCCCAGGCTGCGGGCAGGATCGAGGTCAAG ggTTTCTCCACTCCATGCCCCTATATGTTCCAGGCAGATATGTTTGTGCTCAGACTCACTGATATGCCTGTCCTGGAGCCTGGTGTCCCCATGCCACACACCGTTGTCTCGCCTGCTAAGCCACTGCATGTCAA gGTCTTCGTTCCCAAGCACGCCGCAGGGATGCggctccagctgagcagctgcgTCACCAGCGAGCAGAGAGCCTGCACTGTGCgggtgctgctgggctccatCACCCTGCCCCAGTCCTTCCAGAGGAGCCTCACCTGCACAGGGAGCACCAactgcagcctggccctggagtCACCCCCCTGGGAGAAGTGGCTGCAGATCATGGTGGAGAGTCTCGGCACTGCCAATGCCAGCGTGTCGGTGGAGATGCTGGCTTCTTTCACAG TTTGCAGACCAGGAAGCACCAGTTCCTTCCTTAACTTCATCAGCCTAAAccagagccaggctggtgccagcccaggagcagcaggcagctctgctgcagccacaggggagGCTCCACGCAACGCGTCCGGCCAGCGCggctcctgcctgcagagccagcccgtGGTGAGGGAGGACCTGGACGTGGTGTCCGTGCGCTACCGGCTCCTGAACGGCCCCAGCGTGCCCGTGAGCGCCCTGtcccccaccctgctcctgctcaaCCTCAACACGGGCATGGACAGCGGGGGATCCCTCGTGGTCAGCCTGCTGCTCAACAAG ACATCTGTGAGCCTGGCCAACGCCACCGTGGCAGCCTGTGTGAGTGCTGCTTCTCCAGTGCTGTCCCTCAATGCCACACAGAACTGCAGCACAG ctttttcccaGGGCTACCCTCTGAGTGTGAGCACGTCCTCTGCAGAAGCCACGCTGATTGTCCTGTACCCACAGACCGATGACTggttcctgtccctgcagctcctctgccccaaGGGACAGGG GGAATGTGCCAGTGCTGAAGGCAGAGTGACGGTGTTCGCGTACCTCACCCCCTGCTTCAACGACTGCGGGCCCTACGGGCAGTGCAGCCTCCTGCGCAGACACGGCTACCTCTACGCCGGCTGCAGCTGCAAGGCTG GCTGgggtggctggagctgcacagatGACACCAAGGCCCAGACCGTGGGCACACAGAACTTGGCCACGCTCCTGCTCACCCTGAGCAACCTCATGTTCCTGCCCGCCATTGCAGTCGCTGTCTATCGCTTCTACCTGGTGGAGGCCTCTGTCTACACGTACACCATGTTCTTCTCCACG TTCTACCACGCGTGTGACCAGCCGGGCGTGGCCGTGATGTGCATCATGGACTACGACACCCTGCAGTACTGCGACTTCCTGGGCTCCGTGGTGTCCATCTGGGTCACCATCCTCTGCATGGCCCGCCTGAAGAAGATCCTGAAATAC GTCCTTTTCGTCTTGGGGACCCTGTTAATTGccatgtccctgcagctggaccGCAGAGGGGTGTGGAACATGATGGGTCCCTGCCTCTTCGCCCTCCTCATCATGATTACAGCGTGG GTTCACCACGGAGCAAAGCGCAGGCACTGCTACCCCTCCTCGTGGAAGCGCTGGGTTTTCTACCTCCTCCCAGGGATCACCTTGGCTTTCATTGCCATCTCGGTGTACGCCTTCATGGAAACCAATGAGAACTACTACTACACCCACAGCATCTGGCACGTGCTGGTGGCTTGCAGCGTCGCTTTCTTGCTCCCTCCTCGGGACAAGCATAAGAAGCCCTGGGCCTGGTCCCAGAAGCTCACGTGTCGCTATCAGATCTGCCAGAACGACCGAGAGGAGCTCTATGCTGTGACCTGA
- the PGAP6 gene encoding post-GPI attachment to proteins factor 6 isoform X3 codes for MLRPARRIPGASGAERGGAPRRQRRPRRARRAAPLLPSRSVPPGPSLPVPRGAGPGRAGAGRAAEAAAAAAALRGGRRARGSGGRPWPGQPGRPCRGCCCCCCSSWRCPPAAPAPTPCMSPNTSLRVHRSSPSTAGMGTPSSSTSTCQRTLCCSAGCCRRPGGKAPSAPAWRSLCMHFRHGAPPVINPLGTRFPANATVRPSYNISITLGSAVQNTTFVNVTTPAAGDWFIAAHLPQAAGRIEVKGFSTPCPYMFQADMFVLRLTDMPVLEPGVPMPHTVVSPAKPLHVKVFVPKHAAGMRLQLSSCVTSEQRACTVRVLLGSITLPQSFQRSLTCTGSTNCSLALESPPWEKWLQIMVESLGTANASVSVEMLASFTVCRPGSTSSFLNFISLNQSQAGASPGAAGSSAAATGEAPRNASGQRGSCLQSQPVVREDLDVVSVRYRLLNGPSVPVSALSPTLLLLNLNTGMDSGGSLVVSLLLNKTSVSLANATVAACVSAASPVLSLNATQNCSTAFSQGYPLSVSTSSAEATLIVLYPQTDDWFLSLQLLCPKGQGECASAEGRVTVFAYLTPCFNDCGPYGQCSLLRRHGYLYAGCSCKAGWGGWSCTDDTKAQTVGTQNLATLLLTLSNLMFLPAIAVAVYRFYLVEASVYTYTMFFSTFYHACDQPGVAVMCIMDYDTLQYCDFLGSVVSIWVTILCMARLKKILKYVLFVLGTLLIAMSLQLDRRGVWNMMGPCLFALLIMITAWVHHGAKRRHCYPSSWKRWVFYLLPGITLAFIAISVYAFMETNENYYYTHSIWHVLVACSVAFLLPPRDKHKKPWAWSQKLTCRYQICQNDREELYAVT; via the exons ATGCTCCGACCCGCCAGGCGCATCCCGGGGGCgagcggggcggagcggggcggagcgccccggcggcagcggcggccccgccgagcTCGGCGGGCAGCGCCGCTTCTTCCCTCCCGCTCCGTGCCTCCCGGGCCGTCGCTGCCGGTGCCGCGgggggcgggcccggggcgggccggggcggggcgggcggcggaagcggcggcggcggcggcggcgctgcggggcgggcggcgggcccggggcagcggcgggcggCCATGGCCGGGGCAGCCGGGCCGCCCCTGccgcggctgctgctgctgctgctgcagctcctggcgCTGCCCGCCGGCCGCGCCGGCCCCG ACTCCCTGTATGTCTCCGAATACTTCTCTCAGAGTGCACAGAAGCTCTCCTTCTACAGCTGGTATGGGAACGCCAAGCTCTTCCACTTCCACGTGCCAGAGGACACTGTGCTGCTccgctggctgctgcaggcgTCCCGGGGGAAAGGCCCCGAGTGCACCAGCATGGAGATCACTGTGTAT GCACTTTCGCCACGGAGCCCCTCCCGTCATTAACCCTTTGGGCACTCGCTTCCCTGCCAACGCCACCGTCCGGCCCTCCTACAACATCAGCATcaccctgggcagtgctgtgcagaaCACCACCTTCGTGAACGTCACCACCCCCGCCGCTGGGGACTGGTTCATCGCTGCCCACCTGCCCCAGGCTGCGGGCAGGATCGAGGTCAAG ggTTTCTCCACTCCATGCCCCTATATGTTCCAGGCAGATATGTTTGTGCTCAGACTCACTGATATGCCTGTCCTGGAGCCTGGTGTCCCCATGCCACACACCGTTGTCTCGCCTGCTAAGCCACTGCATGTCAA gGTCTTCGTTCCCAAGCACGCCGCAGGGATGCggctccagctgagcagctgcgTCACCAGCGAGCAGAGAGCCTGCACTGTGCgggtgctgctgggctccatCACCCTGCCCCAGTCCTTCCAGAGGAGCCTCACCTGCACAGGGAGCACCAactgcagcctggccctggagtCACCCCCCTGGGAGAAGTGGCTGCAGATCATGGTGGAGAGTCTCGGCACTGCCAATGCCAGCGTGTCGGTGGAGATGCTGGCTTCTTTCACAG TTTGCAGACCAGGAAGCACCAGTTCCTTCCTTAACTTCATCAGCCTAAAccagagccaggctggtgccagcccaggagcagcaggcagctctgctgcagccacaggggagGCTCCACGCAACGCGTCCGGCCAGCGCggctcctgcctgcagagccagcccgtGGTGAGGGAGGACCTGGACGTGGTGTCCGTGCGCTACCGGCTCCTGAACGGCCCCAGCGTGCCCGTGAGCGCCCTGtcccccaccctgctcctgctcaaCCTCAACACGGGCATGGACAGCGGGGGATCCCTCGTGGTCAGCCTGCTGCTCAACAAG ACATCTGTGAGCCTGGCCAACGCCACCGTGGCAGCCTGTGTGAGTGCTGCTTCTCCAGTGCTGTCCCTCAATGCCACACAGAACTGCAGCACAG ctttttcccaGGGCTACCCTCTGAGTGTGAGCACGTCCTCTGCAGAAGCCACGCTGATTGTCCTGTACCCACAGACCGATGACTggttcctgtccctgcagctcctctgccccaaGGGACAGGG GGAATGTGCCAGTGCTGAAGGCAGAGTGACGGTGTTCGCGTACCTCACCCCCTGCTTCAACGACTGCGGGCCCTACGGGCAGTGCAGCCTCCTGCGCAGACACGGCTACCTCTACGCCGGCTGCAGCTGCAAGGCTG GCTGgggtggctggagctgcacagatGACACCAAGGCCCAGACCGTGGGCACACAGAACTTGGCCACGCTCCTGCTCACCCTGAGCAACCTCATGTTCCTGCCCGCCATTGCAGTCGCTGTCTATCGCTTCTACCTGGTGGAGGCCTCTGTCTACACGTACACCATGTTCTTCTCCACG TTCTACCACGCGTGTGACCAGCCGGGCGTGGCCGTGATGTGCATCATGGACTACGACACCCTGCAGTACTGCGACTTCCTGGGCTCCGTGGTGTCCATCTGGGTCACCATCCTCTGCATGGCCCGCCTGAAGAAGATCCTGAAATAC GTCCTTTTCGTCTTGGGGACCCTGTTAATTGccatgtccctgcagctggaccGCAGAGGGGTGTGGAACATGATGGGTCCCTGCCTCTTCGCCCTCCTCATCATGATTACAGCGTGG GTTCACCACGGAGCAAAGCGCAGGCACTGCTACCCCTCCTCGTGGAAGCGCTGGGTTTTCTACCTCCTCCCAGGGATCACCTTGGCTTTCATTGCCATCTCGGTGTACGCCTTCATGGAAACCAATGAGAACTACTACTACACCCACAGCATCTGGCACGTGCTGGTGGCTTGCAGCGTCGCTTTCTTGCTCCCTCCTCGGGACAAGCATAAGAAGCCCTGGGCCTGGTCCCAGAAGCTCACGTGTCGCTATCAGATCTGCCAGAACGACCGAGAGGAGCTCTATGCTGTGACCTGA